A window of the Gossypium hirsutum isolate 1008001.06 chromosome A03, Gossypium_hirsutum_v2.1, whole genome shotgun sequence genome harbors these coding sequences:
- the LOC107939382 gene encoding uncharacterized protein produces the protein MGQQTIDSKVSEYGLRNPESKSLTCDKQPLVGTKKTPLRDLQNENRTVPYSTGSSSFSKDRGPVIDPAKVSGNKRPAPECPVSPSRCQSPSSSAINGHLVYVRRKPEAELVKNCALDCSSTSNCQQPRPAGGQVEEINQQKPQIKEPKVSCFPAFAPLPMAPLTSSSAKPSVPILLGKSATRLAPPLESNQHAAVSSASALDSPNGFKKLHWEERYYHLQMLLKKLDQSDLEDYTQMLRSLSAVELSKHAIELEKRSIQLSLEEAKELQRVAVLNVLGKTMKIAKAPSNQPDQSYK, from the exons ATGGGTCAACAAACAATAGACTCTAAAGTTAGTGAATACGGGCTGCGGAATCCCGAAAGTAAGTCGCTGACTTGTGATAAGCAACCTCTGGTTGGTACAAAGAAGACACCATTAAGAGATCTGCAGAACGAAAACAGAACCGTGCCGTACTCTACGGGAAGCTCTTCATTTTCTAAAGATAGAGGACCTGTTATTGATCCTGCTAAGGTTTCTGGAAATAAGAGACCAGCCCCTGAATGTCCTGTGAGTCCTTCACGCTGCCAATCTCCGAGCAGTAGTGCTATAAACGGGCATCTTGTTTATGTGCGTAGAAAACCCGAAGCAGAATTAGTAAAAAACTGTGCTTTGGACTGTAGCAGCACAAGTAATTGCCAACAGCCGAGGCCTGCAGGTGGTCAAGTGGAGGAAATTAACCAACAAAAGCCCCAAATAAAGGAGCCTAAAGTTTCTTGTTTTCCAGCATTTGCACCACTTCCGATGGCGCCCTTGACAAGTTCATCTGCCAAACCTTCAGTGCCTATACTTCTCGGAAAATCTGCTACGAGATTAGCACCACCCTTGGAATCCAATCAACATGCGGCCGTTTCCTCAGCCTCTGCGTTGGATAGTCCGAATGGATTTAAGAAGCTTCACTGGGAAGAGCGGTATTATCATTTGCAGATGctattgaaaaagttggaccagtCCGATCTAGAGGATTATACCCAGA TGCTTCGATCACTTTCTGCAGTTGAACTCAGTAAACATGCTATAGAACTCGAAAAAAGATCGATTCAGCTCTCACTGGAAGAAG CGAAAGAGTTGCAGCGTGTTGCCGTTTTAAATGTCCTGGGAAAAACCATGAAGATAGCTAAAGCACCCTCGAATCAACCGGATCAATCGTACAAATAA